In Bacteroidales bacterium, one genomic interval encodes:
- a CDS encoding carbohydrate porin, giving the protein MRLKCLVFFFLYMGFEPLIIAQPDDSAKRFSAGFSYTGDVVSNLAGGISQGSTYLGIVNLKLQLRIGKRGFFFINAANTHGGEPSVTLTGDYQVFSNIEAGNHTYLQELWFKQSWEHTDLCMGLQDLNVNIANIPAASIFLNSSFGILPTVSTNVPAPIFPLTSMGIFAKTDISPSLSLLGAVFDGEPTDFEKNPHNLKWDFTRKDGFLFFLELQKSFFAENLPLLLKAGVYRHQHFFDDDYNLFDSNSVHRNNYGIYLLGEKDIWHNQQRSVKMFLQLGLSPEHFNPCRLYGGYGINVSGLFFRNGTDNAGIALAYGVVKGFPGNELAIESTWQLPVFSHFFIQPDMQYIINPAGTGAKLSNCLAATLRFGLIFP; this is encoded by the coding sequence ATGCGATTAAAGTGCCTGGTTTTCTTTTTTCTTTATATGGGTTTTGAGCCGTTGATTATTGCCCAGCCTGATGACAGTGCAAAAAGATTTTCTGCGGGTTTCTCTTACACCGGCGATGTTGTCAGCAATCTGGCAGGCGGTATCAGCCAGGGATCAACCTACCTGGGCATTGTAAACCTGAAACTTCAACTGAGGATCGGTAAAAGGGGATTCTTTTTTATTAATGCAGCCAATACCCATGGCGGTGAGCCATCAGTTACTCTCACAGGCGATTACCAGGTTTTTTCCAATATTGAAGCCGGAAATCATACTTATCTGCAGGAATTGTGGTTTAAGCAAAGCTGGGAACATACGGATCTTTGCATGGGCTTGCAGGATTTAAATGTTAATATTGCAAATATCCCTGCTGCCTCCATATTTCTCAACAGTTCGTTCGGCATTCTGCCCACAGTTTCCACGAACGTTCCGGCACCTATATTCCCGCTCACCTCAATGGGAATCTTCGCCAAAACGGACATCAGCCCTTCTTTATCTTTACTGGGGGCGGTTTTTGACGGCGAACCCACCGATTTTGAAAAGAACCCCCATAACCTGAAATGGGATTTCACCCGGAAAGATGGATTTTTGTTCTTTCTTGAACTCCAGAAATCATTTTTCGCTGAAAATTTGCCTTTACTGCTGAAAGCGGGAGTTTATCGTCATCAGCATTTCTTTGATGATGATTACAATTTATTTGATAGCAACTCCGTGCATAGGAATAATTACGGAATCTACCTGCTTGGAGAAAAAGATATCTGGCACAATCAACAGCGATCGGTTAAGATGTTCCTCCAGTTAGGTCTTAGCCCTGAACACTTTAATCCCTGCAGACTTTATGGTGGATATGGTATCAATGTGAGCGGACTTTTTTTCAGGAACGGAACCGATAATGCCGGAATTGCCCTGGCTTATGGAGTTGTGAAAGGTTTCCCGGGCAATGAACTTGCAATTGAATCTACCTGGCAACTTCCAGTATTTTCTCACTTTTTTATACAACCCGATATGCAGTATATAATTAATCCTGCCGGAACAGGGGCAAAATTAAGCAACTGCCTTGCAGCCACATTGAGGTTCGGATTAATATTTCCCTGA
- a CDS encoding glycosyl hydrolase family 8 — protein sequence MKFLILLSTLFLVHFTTYADKGIPEDGTGAYSTGKYRNLFLENGHSQKEIDTKVETAFQQMFHGDTAQALYFGAGSNQNGKMAYLCDVLHNDVRSEGMSYGMMICVQLDKKEEFNALWNWAVSHMYISSPEHPCEGYFAWSMKRDGTPNAETPAPDGEEYFVMSLYFAHHRWGSGEGIYNYKEWADRILTTMRHHPVKKGKAGRMMTVVGPMVNEKAGMILFVPDGGNDFTDPSYHLPAFYELWARWGPVADRNFWAAAADTSRKFFNRACDRQTGLSSDYANFNGSPKIVAWNPNAHNFAYDSWRTAVNWSVDWSWWQKDPNEKILANRIQSFFASFGVTKYGSLFKTTGEVIAPWHRAGLISANASVSLAADHSVAKDFVEDFWNTPLPQNFGDRYYDGTLYMLNLLHCSGKFRIWK from the coding sequence ATGAAATTCCTTATCCTCTTAAGCACTTTATTTCTGGTGCATTTTACAACCTATGCCGATAAAGGCATTCCCGAAGACGGTACCGGAGCTTATTCTACCGGAAAATACAGAAATCTATTCCTTGAAAATGGCCATTCGCAGAAAGAAATTGATACTAAAGTTGAAACTGCCTTTCAACAAATGTTTCATGGTGATACAGCACAGGCTTTATATTTCGGGGCAGGTTCGAATCAAAACGGAAAAATGGCTTACCTGTGCGATGTGTTGCATAACGACGTCCGCAGCGAAGGTATGTCTTACGGTATGATGATCTGCGTTCAGCTTGATAAAAAAGAGGAATTCAATGCCCTCTGGAACTGGGCCGTTTCACATATGTATATTTCTTCGCCCGAGCATCCATGCGAAGGCTATTTCGCCTGGTCGATGAAAAGGGATGGAACTCCGAATGCAGAAACACCTGCACCCGACGGTGAGGAATATTTTGTAATGTCGCTCTATTTTGCCCATCATCGCTGGGGAAGCGGAGAGGGAATATACAACTATAAGGAATGGGCTGACCGTATTCTCACCACAATGCGCCATCACCCGGTTAAGAAAGGCAAAGCCGGAAGGATGATGACAGTCGTTGGACCGATGGTAAATGAAAAAGCCGGTATGATCCTCTTTGTGCCGGATGGCGGTAATGACTTTACAGATCCATCCTATCATTTGCCTGCCTTTTATGAATTATGGGCCAGATGGGGTCCGGTGGCCGACCGGAATTTCTGGGCTGCAGCAGCAGATACAAGCAGGAAATTCTTTAACAGGGCCTGTGACAGGCAAACCGGACTTTCATCGGATTATGCCAATTTTAATGGAAGCCCGAAAATCGTGGCCTGGAACCCGAATGCTCACAATTTCGCATATGACTCATGGAGAACTGCTGTAAACTGGTCGGTCGACTGGTCATGGTGGCAGAAAGATCCGAATGAAAAGATACTGGCTAACCGGATTCAGTCTTTCTTCGCCTCTTTTGGTGTAACCAAATACGGGTCATTGTTCAAAACCACCGGGGAAGTAATAGCTCCCTGGCACCGGGCAGGACTGATTTCAGCGAATGCATCGGTAAGCCTGGCCGCTGATCATTCCGTTGCAAAGGATTTTGTTGAAGATTTCTGGAATACACCCCTTCCGCAGAATTTCGGCGACCGTTATTATGACGGTACATTGTATATGCTTAACCTGTTGCACTGCTCAGGTAAGTTCAGGATTTGGAAGTGA
- a CDS encoding insulinase family protein codes for MRPTFVYRIVLTLLIVPLMLSSCKEASYPGYRLVEKKFVKEVNADCYLFEHIKSGAHVLKIAADDPNKTFSIAFSTIPVSDGGTPHIMEHSVLNGSKNFPVKSPFDILLKGSLNTFLNAMTADDFTVYPVASMNDKDYFNLMHVYLDAVFNPLIYTEKRIFMQEGWHYELTDKNSPLQYKGVVYNEMKGAFSNAEREMWYQIQKNLFPDNGYRFSSGGYPTAIPSLTYEDFIAFHKKNYHPSNSYIFLYGDADLARELEFIDKEYLQNYDKTEPPAKTQPNAPFTEIKDLTADYSVIEGAPLEKQTYLAMNWVVGSGADPVTNSCLELLGSVLVDQESAPIRKALQEAGIGSDVYSSNNTLLQNIFSIVVQNADPADKDKFREVVTNTLKKVVTEKIDRETLKGAINRMEFRLREGNDAQKGLTYDMRLLNSWMYTGDPFAPLEYEKTLAVVKQSLTGTLLEDMIQKELIDNKYGLILTLKPKQGLEQEISNKITDELAEAKKKMTDAVLDSVVSGTQNLIAFQKKEDSPEAVATIPMLKLADIKKEATWYEPVYDKVGTVPHVYFDVFTNGVIYMNYWFNLEVLTEDKLPYAVLLTQLLGKMDAANYTYGQLDNALNINTGGYSASLASYMPKHDDNSLQPYMKINIKTTPDKLDTSLVLLGDILTKTNLDNKDRLGELLKRLQSQLESNVNQNGYGIAATRLESYCSRHGVFAEKTRGLDYYWFVTDLSRNYNEKSDEIIRNLKEAYNLLFTKANMIGGVTCDKEDFKQYSAKFETFSKMLSDNPVSCNNWKLEPKEMNEGILTASKVQYVLQGFDYEKLGLPWNGKWYVLNQIMSTDWLQTQVRVVGGAYGGFSSISKNGTVTFASYRDPNLSETLNNFKGTVNYLSNFNADSTAMTRYIIGTIADLDYPLTPSQKGDQAFRWFFEQVTKEELQADRDAVLATSAADIKGMSADISKIIDKQVYCVYGNDAKVSQNKALFKALVKLQK; via the coding sequence ATGAGACCCACTTTTGTTTACCGTATTGTATTAACACTTTTAATCGTACCCTTGATGCTATCATCGTGTAAAGAAGCCTCTTATCCCGGCTACCGCCTTGTGGAGAAGAAATTTGTGAAGGAAGTAAATGCTGACTGCTATCTTTTTGAGCATATAAAAAGCGGTGCTCATGTGTTAAAAATAGCCGCCGACGATCCCAACAAGACGTTCAGCATTGCATTCAGCACTATCCCGGTTAGTGATGGCGGAACGCCGCATATTATGGAACATTCTGTCCTTAACGGTTCAAAGAATTTTCCTGTGAAGAGCCCCTTTGACATACTGTTGAAAGGATCGCTGAATACCTTCCTGAATGCCATGACCGCTGATGATTTTACGGTTTACCCGGTCGCCAGCATGAATGACAAAGATTACTTCAACCTTATGCATGTATATCTTGATGCCGTGTTCAATCCGCTCATTTATACTGAAAAGCGGATATTCATGCAGGAAGGATGGCATTATGAGCTGACCGATAAGAATTCACCGCTTCAATATAAAGGTGTTGTTTACAATGAAATGAAAGGTGCATTTTCAAATGCGGAGCGCGAAATGTGGTACCAGATACAGAAGAACCTGTTCCCTGACAATGGTTACCGTTTTTCTTCGGGCGGGTACCCTACAGCAATTCCCTCTCTTACCTACGAAGATTTTATTGCCTTTCATAAAAAGAATTATCATCCTTCAAACAGCTACATATTCCTGTATGGAGATGCTGACCTGGCCAGGGAACTTGAATTCATCGACAAGGAATACCTGCAGAATTATGATAAGACCGAACCTCCTGCAAAGACTCAGCCGAATGCTCCTTTCACTGAAATAAAGGATCTGACAGCCGATTATTCAGTAATCGAAGGCGCTCCCTTAGAAAAACAAACGTACCTTGCTATGAACTGGGTGGTGGGTTCAGGTGCTGATCCTGTAACCAACAGTTGCCTTGAACTCCTGGGTAGCGTGCTTGTTGACCAGGAATCAGCCCCTATTCGGAAAGCCTTGCAGGAAGCAGGTATTGGCAGCGATGTATATTCTTCAAACAATACCCTGCTGCAGAATATTTTTTCCATTGTGGTGCAGAACGCAGATCCTGCCGATAAGGATAAATTCCGCGAAGTGGTGACGAATACACTTAAAAAAGTGGTTACTGAAAAAATAGACAGGGAAACTCTGAAAGGCGCCATCAATCGCATGGAATTCAGACTGCGTGAAGGCAATGATGCACAAAAAGGCCTGACTTATGATATGAGGTTGCTCAATTCATGGATGTATACCGGTGATCCGTTTGCTCCGCTTGAATATGAAAAAACGCTTGCTGTTGTTAAGCAATCCCTCACAGGAACTCTTCTGGAGGATATGATTCAGAAAGAACTGATCGATAATAAATATGGCCTTATTCTCACCCTCAAACCAAAACAGGGACTGGAACAGGAAATTTCAAATAAAATAACAGACGAATTAGCAGAGGCTAAAAAGAAAATGACGGATGCCGTGCTTGATTCAGTTGTTTCTGGTACTCAGAACCTCATTGCCTTCCAGAAAAAAGAAGACAGTCCCGAAGCTGTTGCCACTATTCCCATGCTCAAACTTGCAGATATTAAAAAAGAAGCTACCTGGTATGAGCCGGTGTATGATAAAGTAGGTACGGTGCCCCATGTATATTTTGACGTGTTCACAAATGGTGTCATCTACATGAATTACTGGTTCAATTTAGAAGTCCTTACCGAGGACAAGCTGCCTTATGCCGTTCTGCTCACCCAGCTTCTTGGAAAAATGGATGCAGCCAATTACACCTATGGACAGCTTGATAACGCCTTGAATATCAATACTGGCGGTTATAGTGCTTCACTGGCGTCATATATGCCGAAGCACGATGATAACAGTCTTCAGCCGTATATGAAGATCAATATAAAAACAACTCCGGATAAACTGGATACTTCTCTTGTGTTACTCGGTGATATTCTTACAAAAACCAACCTGGATAACAAGGATCGTTTGGGTGAACTGCTGAAACGTCTGCAGTCGCAACTTGAATCCAATGTTAACCAGAACGGATATGGTATTGCTGCTACCCGTCTTGAGTCATATTGTTCAAGGCACGGCGTGTTTGCCGAGAAAACAAGAGGACTCGATTACTACTGGTTTGTAACTGATTTAAGCCGCAATTACAATGAAAAATCAGATGAAATTATAAGGAATCTGAAAGAAGCCTACAATCTGCTGTTTACAAAAGCCAATATGATTGGTGGAGTAACCTGTGACAAAGAGGATTTCAAACAGTATTCAGCAAAGTTCGAAACCTTCTCAAAAATGTTGTCCGATAATCCTGTTTCATGCAATAACTGGAAACTCGAACCAAAGGAAATGAACGAAGGTATTCTTACTGCTTCTAAAGTTCAGTATGTTTTACAGGGATTTGATTATGAAAAACTCGGACTACCCTGGAACGGCAAGTGGTATGTGCTGAATCAGATCATGTCAACTGACTGGCTTCAGACCCAGGTGAGGGTAGTCGGCGGTGCGTACGGTGGTTTCAGCAGTATCAGTAAAAATGGTACGGTAACTTTTGCATCCTATCGTGATCCAAACTTGTCGGAAACCCTGAATAATTTTAAGGGTACAGTTAATTATCTTTCGAATTTTAATGCTGATTCAACGGCCATGACTCGGTATATTATCGGTACAATTGCCGACCTTGATTATCCGCTTACCCCGTCACAGAAAGGCGATCAGGCGTTCAGATGGTTCTTTGAGCAGGTAACTAAGGAAGAATTGCAGGCCGACAGGGATGCTGTTCTTGCAACTTCAGCAGCTGATATAAAGGGAATGAGTGCTGACATCAGCAAGATCATTGATAAACAGGTTTATTGTGTGTATGGCAATGACGCCAAGGTTTCGCAGAATAAGGCGTTGTTTAAGGCACTCGTGAAGCTTCAGAAATAG
- a CDS encoding two-component regulator propeller domain-containing protein produces MRFITILLVFLVGSWRLFGQPPALSVKYFDKSDGLTNSNINFVAQDSTGFIWVATLDGLFKYDGYRFTVYRHIRDDSTSLTGNTVNYLFADNKNRLWVSTSAGLCWYNREKDNFVYVAGRRDVNPLASYDFKRITTDAEGNILTRNQNQIFRYNEKSKILEQVFESGDAGINDFMIDNKNRLWISLSSNKGLVKTTIGKTGRDTILKNINIASLAMQDNELWMACMGGGIQKMDISSNKVIRFPFKSYDESLALFITIDQHHRIWTIDYTGLKIFQPEYGDFLGYYPVSGDETSIKSNVYGIFPDRQGNYWIYHRPGGLGISMNLKGFQHYDNNLNKSWHTSNPKVNAVNEETNGNLWMGYHEGGVDVFDWSADKIRSYKHHDNDKKSIGKGSVNCIFRDSQGTMWIGSYNGGLQRYEKDKDNFTSFMNDPLNPSSPAGNDIRSIDEDQEGNLWLAVHGKGVDKFDRKNNRFIHFNNADNQLSNDWPFSIVVDHNDNIWVATAWGLNLLKKGEQKFQNYLSSVKDTTTLTSELVTSVYEDDQHIIWAGTSNGLNRYNAGSNNFTRFQGLFENDYVTGITSTDSTIWVCTLSGISSLTSGNEVHNFNTSDGLQSSEFSFQKVYRNNTNQLYFGGMHGIDMFNPYRIKLNTIPPAVVITGIQVYNKFLTPFNTDELKKQITYTSKIRLKYTDKVISFTFAALNFINPEENMYAYRMKGFENTWHTGISRYATYTNLDPGKYTLQVRACNNDGIWNTVGTELELMIMPPWYRTVWFRIFLVLAIFGAVLLYVSKRTANLHKQRVLLEKAVKEKTAELNLQADHLLEVNKELQRYNNTKDRLFSLISHDLVSPFNTIIGFSEVLKENYNQLTEKEKITYIRMIHESSRKVFLLLNNLLVWSRSQTNQIKCNPEMVKLQSIIQEVVELNKEPLNVKNIKANVGCDDDLAVIADIEMLKTIVRNLFNNALKFSFRDGTISITATPNHKSVSVSFIDSGPGMNQDKIDEILSETIIHSEYGTNGETGTGLGLSLCKEFIKTNKGEFFILSEPGKGSTFTFTLPSA; encoded by the coding sequence ATGAGGTTTATTACTATATTGTTGGTTTTTCTGGTGGGTTCTTGGCGACTATTCGGGCAACCTCCTGCTTTAAGCGTAAAGTATTTTGATAAGTCGGATGGACTTACCAATTCTAATATCAATTTTGTTGCACAGGATTCAACTGGTTTCATTTGGGTTGCCACACTTGACGGGCTTTTCAAATATGACGGCTACAGATTTACCGTATACAGGCATATAAGAGATGACAGTACTTCACTCACAGGTAATACAGTTAATTACCTTTTTGCTGATAATAAAAACCGTTTATGGGTTTCCACATCCGCCGGTCTTTGCTGGTATAACAGGGAAAAGGACAATTTTGTATATGTTGCAGGCCGGCGAGATGTTAATCCGCTGGCATCCTACGATTTTAAGAGGATTACAACCGATGCAGAGGGTAATATCCTTACACGCAATCAAAACCAGATCTTCCGATATAATGAAAAAAGCAAAATACTTGAACAGGTATTTGAATCAGGGGATGCAGGCATAAACGATTTTATGATTGATAATAAAAACAGGCTCTGGATTAGTTTGTCATCTAATAAAGGCCTGGTAAAAACAACAATAGGAAAAACCGGCCGGGACACTATTTTGAAAAATATCAATATAGCAAGTCTGGCCATGCAGGATAATGAGTTATGGATGGCTTGCATGGGCGGCGGAATTCAGAAAATGGACATTTCAAGCAATAAGGTCATACGGTTTCCTTTCAAAAGTTATGATGAATCACTTGCCCTTTTTATCACAATTGACCAACATCACCGGATCTGGACTATAGATTATACAGGCCTCAAGATTTTTCAGCCTGAATATGGTGATTTCTTAGGTTATTACCCGGTTTCCGGCGATGAAACAAGTATAAAATCGAATGTCTATGGCATTTTCCCTGACCGACAGGGTAATTACTGGATTTACCATCGACCCGGAGGCCTTGGAATCAGTATGAATCTGAAAGGTTTCCAGCACTATGACAACAATTTAAACAAATCCTGGCACACATCAAATCCAAAGGTCAATGCAGTGAATGAGGAAACTAACGGAAACCTGTGGATGGGCTATCATGAAGGCGGTGTGGATGTATTCGATTGGAGTGCTGATAAAATCCGCTCCTACAAACATCATGACAATGATAAAAAAAGCATTGGCAAAGGATCGGTAAACTGTATTTTTCGCGATAGCCAGGGCACCATGTGGATAGGTTCTTACAACGGGGGTCTCCAGAGATATGAAAAGGATAAGGACAATTTCACATCGTTCATGAACGATCCATTGAATCCGTCATCACCGGCAGGAAATGATATCCGATCAATCGATGAAGATCAGGAGGGAAACCTTTGGCTGGCGGTGCATGGTAAAGGAGTTGATAAATTCGACCGGAAGAATAACCGGTTCATACATTTTAACAATGCTGATAACCAACTTTCCAATGATTGGCCTTTCAGCATTGTTGTTGATCATAATGACAATATATGGGTGGCCACCGCGTGGGGTCTCAATTTGCTCAAAAAAGGAGAACAAAAATTTCAAAATTATCTTTCTAGCGTAAAAGACACAACAACCCTGACATCGGAATTAGTTACTTCTGTTTATGAAGATGATCAGCATATTATATGGGCGGGAACATCAAACGGACTTAACCGGTATAACGCCGGCTCCAATAATTTTACAAGGTTCCAGGGACTTTTTGAAAACGATTATGTAACGGGAATAACCAGTACAGACAGCACCATATGGGTCTGTACATTATCGGGAATATCAAGTCTTACTTCAGGGAATGAGGTGCACAATTTTAATACCTCTGACGGATTGCAATCCTCCGAATTTTCGTTTCAGAAGGTTTACAGGAATAACACGAACCAGCTTTATTTCGGTGGTATGCATGGAATTGATATGTTTAATCCCTATAGAATCAAATTAAATACAATACCTCCTGCAGTGGTTATTACAGGTATCCAGGTATATAATAAATTCCTGACTCCTTTTAACACGGATGAATTAAAAAAGCAAATTACCTATACCAGTAAGATCAGGCTGAAATATACTGATAAGGTTATTTCTTTCACATTTGCGGCCTTGAACTTTATAAATCCTGAAGAGAATATGTACGCTTACCGGATGAAGGGATTTGAAAACACCTGGCATACCGGAATTTCACGATATGCAACCTACACAAACCTCGATCCCGGAAAATATACACTTCAAGTCAGGGCCTGCAATAATGATGGAATATGGAATACTGTTGGTACAGAACTTGAACTGATGATAATGCCTCCGTGGTACAGAACCGTATGGTTCAGAATCTTCCTGGTTCTGGCCATATTCGGAGCTGTTTTGCTTTATGTAAGCAAAAGAACGGCAAACCTTCACAAACAGAGAGTGCTTCTTGAAAAGGCTGTAAAGGAAAAGACTGCCGAACTAAATTTACAGGCTGATCATTTGCTTGAAGTGAATAAAGAATTGCAAAGGTACAATAACACAAAAGACCGGTTGTTTTCACTGATTTCACATGATCTTGTCAGTCCTTTTAACACAATTATCGGATTTTCAGAAGTACTAAAGGAAAACTACAATCAACTGACCGAAAAGGAAAAGATCACCTATATACGGATGATCCATGAATCGTCACGCAAAGTTTTCCTTTTGCTCAACAATCTCCTTGTCTGGTCCCGATCGCAGACAAATCAGATTAAGTGCAACCCGGAAATGGTGAAACTGCAAAGTATTATCCAGGAAGTGGTTGAATTAAATAAAGAGCCTTTAAATGTAAAGAATATAAAGGCTAATGTAGGTTGCGATGATGATCTTGCCGTTATAGCCGATATTGAAATGCTCAAAACCATTGTCCGCAACCTTTTCAATAATGCGCTGAAGTTCAGTTTCAGGGATGGGACTATATCCATTACAGCTACTCCTAACCACAAATCCGTTTCTGTATCCTTCATTGATTCAGGCCCGGGTATGAATCAGGATAAAATCGATGAAATACTTTCCGAAACTATCATCCATTCCGAATACGGAACAAATGGTGAAACAGGTACCGGTTTAGGATTATCCTTGTGTAAAGAATTTATCAAAACCAATAAAGGAGAGTTCTTCATTTTAAGCGAACCCGGTAAAGGAAGCACCTTTACTTTCACCCTACCTTCGGCATAA
- the mnmH gene encoding tRNA 2-selenouridine(34) synthase MnmH yields the protein MILVLRKMSDLSLNIEPFLLLSARLPVIDVRSPAEYHHAHFPGAVSMPLFSNEERSVIGTLYLQKGSKEAMVKGLEYIGPRMKDYALAGSRIAPGGEALMYCWRGGMRSNSMAWLMNTVGIRTSILTGGYKTFRKYVLDYFRKNLNLVVIGGMTGSGKTAVLESLESNGAQVIHLERLARHKGSVFGSVNMPEQPSSEQFENELFAGLYKLDYQKPVFIEDESLAIGKVFIPRDLYDQMSVARFINLEVSVEARIEMLLDNYTGGDTTQLVDGVRKLEKRLGKEKADRAIEMIKSNNLADAIAIVLKYYDKIYSRSMSQHQRKEAHVMTINTFSAEDIADSIMNTIGT from the coding sequence ATGATTCTTGTTTTACGCAAAATGAGTGATTTAAGTTTGAATATTGAACCATTTCTTTTGTTATCGGCACGATTACCTGTGATTGATGTACGGTCGCCTGCAGAATATCATCATGCTCATTTCCCCGGAGCTGTAAGCATGCCGCTTTTCAGTAATGAAGAAAGATCGGTAATCGGTACACTCTATCTGCAAAAAGGCTCAAAGGAAGCAATGGTGAAAGGGCTCGAGTATATCGGACCCAGGATGAAAGATTATGCATTAGCCGGAAGCCGGATTGCTCCGGGCGGAGAAGCCTTGATGTATTGCTGGCGCGGTGGAATGCGCAGCAACAGCATGGCATGGCTCATGAATACAGTGGGTATCAGGACAAGCATATTAACCGGCGGTTATAAAACATTCAGGAAGTATGTCCTTGACTATTTCAGGAAGAATTTAAACCTGGTAGTAATCGGAGGTATGACAGGCAGTGGCAAGACAGCAGTTCTTGAATCGCTTGAAAGTAATGGGGCGCAGGTTATTCATCTTGAAAGACTCGCCCGTCATAAAGGATCCGTTTTCGGTTCCGTAAATATGCCTGAACAACCTTCATCGGAGCAATTTGAAAACGAATTGTTTGCCGGATTATACAAGCTCGATTATCAAAAGCCCGTATTTATCGAAGACGAGAGCCTTGCCATCGGAAAAGTTTTTATTCCGCGTGATTTATATGATCAGATGTCAGTGGCACGTTTTATTAACCTTGAAGTCAGCGTGGAAGCCAGGATAGAAATGTTGCTCGACAATTATACAGGAGGGGATACAACTCAGTTGGTAGACGGTGTGAGAAAACTCGAAAAGAGGCTCGGGAAAGAAAAAGCAGACAGGGCAATTGAAATGATCAAATCGAATAATCTGGCCGATGCCATTGCTATTGTTTTGAAGTACTACGATAAAATTTACAGCAGAAGTATGAGCCAGCATCAAAGAAAGGAAGCTCATGTAATGACAATCAACACATTTTCCGCTGAAGATATAGCCGACAGCATTATGAATACTATTGGAACATAA
- the selD gene encoding selenide, water dikinase SelD, translated as MNEIRLTQFSPGAGCGCKISPADLKEIIKRVPESSSFGTLLVGCDTSDDAAVMDMGNGTAVISTTDFFTPITDDPWDFGRIAATNAISDIYAMGGKPLMAISILGWPLAKLPASVASRVIEGASEACKATGIPLAGGHSIDISDPVFGLAVTGIVEKENIKRNNTAGDGNKLYLTKPLGIGIYSTAAKKGILDQDDYLASVSWMTRLNDAGYELGKMSNVKAMTDVTGFGLSGHLLEMCEGSNLKAVVRFSSIPVLQKTQYYIEKNCIPGGTYRNWKSNGHKIGELTEFQKLILADPQTSGGLLIAADPDPAFENFARRNNFIEIGSLEPYNGGSYLVVE; from the coding sequence ATGAACGAAATACGACTAACCCAATTCAGTCCGGGCGCCGGTTGTGGCTGCAAAATTTCACCGGCTGATCTTAAGGAGATCATTAAAAGGGTTCCTGAATCATCTTCATTCGGAACATTACTTGTAGGTTGTGATACAAGTGATGATGCTGCTGTAATGGATATGGGCAATGGAACCGCTGTAATCAGTACGACAGATTTCTTTACGCCGATTACAGATGATCCCTGGGATTTTGGAAGAATAGCAGCAACGAATGCCATAAGCGATATATATGCCATGGGCGGAAAACCGTTGATGGCCATATCAATTCTCGGATGGCCGTTGGCAAAACTACCTGCATCGGTTGCTTCAAGGGTCATTGAAGGGGCATCGGAGGCATGTAAAGCGACCGGCATTCCTTTAGCCGGCGGTCACAGTATTGATATTTCCGATCCTGTGTTCGGACTTGCGGTAACCGGTATCGTTGAAAAGGAAAATATAAAAAGAAATAATACAGCCGGGGATGGCAATAAGTTATACCTGACAAAGCCTTTAGGTATAGGTATATACAGTACTGCGGCTAAAAAGGGAATACTGGATCAGGACGACTATCTTGCCTCGGTTTCATGGATGACCAGGCTAAATGATGCCGGATATGAACTGGGCAAAATGTCAAACGTGAAGGCCATGACAGATGTTACCGGTTTCGGTTTATCGGGCCACCTGCTTGAAATGTGTGAAGGAAGCAACCTGAAAGCCGTTGTTCGGTTTAGCAGCATTCCTGTTCTTCAAAAAACACAGTATTACATAGAGAAAAACTGCATACCGGGAGGGACCTACCGCAACTGGAAAAGCAACGGGCATAAAATCGGCGAATTGACCGAATTTCAGAAACTGATCCTTGCTGATCCTCAAACCAGCGGAGGCTTGCTCATTGCAGCCGATCCCGATCCTGCATTTGAAAATTTTGCCCGCCGGAATAATTTCATCGAAATCGGTTCACTTGAACCCTATAATGGCGGAAGTTATTTAGTAGTGGAGTGA